Proteins encoded together in one Chitinophaga varians window:
- a CDS encoding PhnA domain-containing protein, translated as MKLEEQLQQRSGNQCELCGSTDNLKMYDVAPRSGDGPDSTVLICHTCRAQIERKAELDNKHWSCLTTAMWSEVPGIQVLSWRMLHRLKKESWAMEALDMLYLDEETLAWAQATGDHDNDDAVELHRDCNGNVLQNGDSVTLIKSLDVKGSTLNAKMGTVVKNIRLVEDNTEQIEGKIEGQLIVILTKYVRKQN; from the coding sequence ATGAAACTGGAAGAACAATTACAGCAAAGAAGCGGCAACCAATGTGAGTTGTGCGGCTCTACAGACAATCTCAAAATGTATGACGTGGCACCCCGCTCCGGCGATGGCCCAGACAGCACCGTGCTGATCTGTCATACCTGCCGCGCGCAGATTGAACGCAAGGCCGAGCTGGACAACAAACACTGGAGCTGTCTCACCACGGCCATGTGGAGCGAAGTGCCGGGCATCCAGGTACTGTCCTGGCGCATGCTGCACCGCCTGAAAAAAGAAAGCTGGGCCATGGAAGCCCTCGACATGCTGTACCTTGATGAGGAAACACTGGCATGGGCACAGGCTACCGGCGATCATGATAACGACGACGCCGTGGAACTGCACCGCGATTGTAATGGCAACGTGCTCCAAAACGGAGACAGCGTGACCCTTATCAAATCCCTCGATGTAAAAGGTTCTACCCTGAATGCTAAAATGGGAACGGTGGTGAAAAACATCCGCCTAGTGGAGGATAATACAGAACAGATTGAAGGGAAAATAGAAGGACAGCTGATCGTCATTCTCACCAAATACGTAAGAAAGCAAAACTAG
- a CDS encoding carbamoyltransferase N-terminal domain-containing protein, with product MYTLGINAAFHDSAACLVKDGQLVAAAEDERFTHIKHGKRPIPFAAYELPYHAINYCLQSAGITLHQVDHFAYSFDPYLLMPAGTGEEAEINLPLFPAGKEMPEKWLSPWDPIFLQAIANAPGQLTDGYPHHLQLTRISQVDMPHSLGLLYEKITAHLVFYIHQMNKK from the coding sequence ATGTATACCTTAGGCATTAACGCTGCTTTCCACGATTCTGCCGCCTGTCTTGTAAAAGACGGGCAGCTGGTGGCGGCCGCGGAAGACGAACGTTTTACGCACATAAAACATGGGAAAAGACCCATCCCATTCGCAGCCTACGAGTTGCCTTACCACGCTATCAACTATTGTTTGCAGTCAGCCGGGATTACATTACACCAGGTTGATCATTTTGCTTACTCCTTTGACCCTTATTTACTGATGCCTGCCGGAACGGGGGAAGAAGCGGAAATTAACCTTCCGCTTTTCCCCGCCGGTAAAGAGATGCCGGAGAAATGGCTGTCACCGTGGGACCCGATCTTTTTGCAGGCCATTGCCAATGCGCCTGGTCAGCTGACAGACGGCTACCCACATCATCTGCAGCTTACGCGCATCAGCCAGGTAGACATGCCGCATTCGCTGGGCCTTCTTTATGAAAAAATAACCGCCCACCTTGTTTTTTACATTCATCAGATGAATAAAAAGTGA
- a CDS encoding glycosyltransferase family 9 protein — MLQDVQRIIILRALKLGDLLCTVPAFRALRLAYPRAHITLAGLPWAAIFRERFSHYIDDLVIFPGFAGLPEKEPDTFAFAAFMQKQRQTHYDLALQMQGDGTIINDIVMQWNARYTAGFMPAGERPPSSLFTTYPEDLHEINRHLHLLEHIGVPVPNTMLEFPLTSADKRAFEALALPAGDYEYVCIHPGASVPERQWPAAYFAAIADYLASEGWKIVLTGTAQEKNLTAEVKRYMRFPAIDLAGGTSLGCMAQLIRSSRALICNCTGVSHIAAATATPSLVISMDGEPHRWAPLLQHLHCTIDWTRQPSMEYIYHRCDELLGRTTYRQPTARPVVTPC; from the coding sequence ATGTTACAAGATGTGCAACGAATTATCATACTGAGGGCCCTGAAACTGGGCGACCTTTTATGCACTGTTCCCGCATTCAGGGCCTTACGGCTCGCGTATCCGCGGGCGCATATCACCCTCGCCGGACTACCATGGGCTGCCATCTTCAGGGAACGTTTTTCCCATTATATCGATGACCTGGTCATATTTCCCGGCTTTGCCGGTTTGCCGGAAAAGGAACCTGACACCTTTGCTTTTGCCGCTTTCATGCAAAAGCAACGGCAGACGCATTATGACCTGGCGCTGCAAATGCAGGGCGACGGCACCATCATCAATGATATTGTAATGCAATGGAATGCCAGGTATACTGCGGGTTTCATGCCTGCCGGAGAGAGACCGCCGTCATCCCTGTTCACAACTTATCCGGAAGACCTGCATGAGATCAACCGGCATCTGCATTTGCTGGAACATATAGGTGTTCCGGTCCCCAATACCATGTTGGAATTTCCACTGACCTCCGCGGACAAACGGGCCTTTGAAGCCCTGGCGCTGCCTGCTGGCGACTACGAATATGTTTGCATACATCCCGGCGCCAGCGTGCCGGAGCGGCAATGGCCAGCAGCTTACTTTGCCGCTATAGCCGATTACCTCGCCAGTGAGGGTTGGAAAATTGTGCTCACCGGCACTGCACAGGAAAAAAACCTTACCGCGGAAGTAAAGCGTTATATGCGGTTTCCGGCCATAGACCTGGCCGGTGGTACTTCTCTGGGTTGTATGGCACAACTGATCAGAAGCAGCCGCGCGCTGATATGCAACTGTACCGGCGTGTCCCATATTGCCGCAGCCACCGCTACGCCGAGCCTGGTGATCAGTATGGACGGAGAACCGCACCGGTGGGCACCACTGCTTCAGCATCTTCATTGCACGATCGACTGGACGCGGCAGCCTTCCATGGAATACATCTACCATCGGTGCGATGAATTATTAGGTCGCACCACTTACAGGCAACCGACTGCCAGGCCAGTTGTAACGCCTTGCTGA
- a CDS encoding TolB family protein — MVTHIPLLRTLTGIAAIFLYAGHSRAQAQAQAPAHVHSSLEVIDVGTGKRTVVYSEATLLESPNWSKDGRYLLFNKKGRLYRYWLNDRVTDELPFDSTLQANNDHGFSPDGSQLAVSSGANGSHVFTAPAEGGPLQQLTRQSPSYWHSWSPDGSTLAFVGLRNGDFDIYTVPAGGGPEKRLTREKGLDDGPDYAPDGQHIYFNSYRTGRMQIWRMKADGSDPEQLTDDRYANWFPHPSPNGKLVVFLSFMDDQQQEHPFGKNVQLRLLDIVSQTVRDLTPVFFGGQGTINVPSWSPDGRRLAFVSYRIP, encoded by the coding sequence ATGGTTACACATATACCACTGCTACGTACACTGACAGGCATTGCTGCTATTTTCCTGTATGCCGGCCACAGTCGGGCACAGGCACAGGCACAGGCCCCTGCCCATGTACACAGTTCCCTGGAAGTCATTGATGTGGGCACCGGCAAGCGCACCGTTGTATATTCCGAGGCCACGCTGCTGGAATCGCCCAATTGGTCGAAAGACGGCCGTTACCTGCTGTTCAACAAAAAGGGCAGGTTATACCGGTACTGGCTAAACGACCGGGTCACTGACGAATTGCCGTTTGACAGCACCTTACAGGCCAACAACGATCATGGCTTCTCTCCGGACGGTTCGCAGCTGGCCGTCAGCAGCGGCGCCAACGGCTCCCATGTTTTCACCGCGCCTGCCGAAGGAGGGCCCCTGCAACAGCTCACCCGTCAATCGCCCTCCTACTGGCACAGCTGGAGCCCCGATGGCAGCACCCTTGCCTTTGTAGGGCTTCGCAACGGCGATTTCGACATCTATACCGTTCCCGCAGGCGGCGGCCCCGAAAAGAGGCTCACCCGCGAAAAAGGACTGGATGACGGGCCAGACTACGCTCCTGACGGCCAGCATATTTACTTCAACTCCTATCGTACCGGCCGGATGCAGATCTGGCGAATGAAGGCCGATGGCAGCGACCCTGAGCAGCTCACAGATGACCGTTACGCCAACTGGTTCCCGCATCCGTCGCCCAACGGGAAATTGGTCGTATTCCTCAGTTTCATGGACGACCAGCAGCAGGAACATCCTTTCGGAAAAAACGTGCAGCTTCGTTTGCTCGACATCGTTAGTCAGACCGTCCGTGATTTAACGCCGGTTTTCTTTGGCGGACAAGGCACAATCAATGTACCTTCGTGGTCTCCCGATGGACGACGGCTCGCTTTTGTATCTTACCGGATACCCTGA
- the bglX gene encoding beta-glucosidase BglX produces MKKLLIGLLLVVATETHAQDAKMNAFVSNLMGKMTLEEKIGQLNLVVPGGGTVTGSVVSQGVDDNIRKGNVGGLFGITGPEKIRKIQDIAVKNSRLHIPLIFGLDIIHGHKTIFPIPLGLSASWDMGLIERSARIAALEGTADGLSWAYSPMVDISRDPRWGRIAEGSGEDPYLGSRIAEAMVRGYQGKDYSQGNTLMACVKHFALYGAAEGGRDYNSVDMSRIKMYQYYLPPYKAAIDAGVGSIMTSFNDIDAVPATGNKWLLTDLLRKQWGFKGLVVSDYTAVNEMMAHGLGDLQAVSALALKAGLDMDMVGEGFLTTLKKSLQEGKVTLQDINNACRRVLETKYKLGLFDDPYRYIREDRSAKEILTPANRAVARETAARSFVLLKNDRQTLPLAAKGTIALIGPLADSKNNMLGTWAVSGDLQQAVTVREGIRNVVGDSVKILYAKGANLTDDTTLAKNVNVFGPRAEIDSRSPDQLLHEAFNVVQKADVVVAVLGEASEMSGESASRSNLDIPESQRTLLKALVKSGKPVVLVLMNGRPMTISWEDANVTAILDAWFPGTEAGNAIADVLFGRYNPSGKITASFPRNVGQIPVFYNHKHTGRPLEGTAFQKFKSDYLDVPNTPLYPFGYGLSYTTFSYSDVKVSKQNPAGNETITASVTVTNTGKYAGEEVVQLYLTDPVASVTRSVQDLIGFRKISLQPGESKEVSFNISTQDLKFYNSDLQYVWEPGEFIIRIGTNSAETKSATITWRK; encoded by the coding sequence ATGAAGAAGCTACTAATTGGACTACTACTGGTAGTCGCCACGGAAACACACGCACAGGACGCCAAAATGAACGCCTTTGTCAGCAATCTGATGGGCAAAATGACTTTAGAGGAAAAAATCGGCCAGCTCAACCTCGTAGTGCCGGGAGGCGGTACCGTTACCGGCTCGGTAGTCAGCCAGGGAGTGGATGACAATATCCGCAAAGGCAATGTAGGCGGCCTCTTTGGCATCACCGGCCCGGAAAAGATCCGCAAGATACAGGACATCGCCGTTAAAAATTCAAGGCTGCACATCCCGTTGATATTCGGGCTGGACATTATCCACGGACATAAAACCATCTTCCCCATTCCGCTGGGCCTCTCCGCCTCCTGGGACATGGGACTGATTGAACGCAGCGCCCGCATCGCTGCGCTGGAAGGCACTGCCGACGGTCTCTCCTGGGCCTACTCCCCTATGGTCGATATCTCCCGCGATCCCAGATGGGGCCGCATAGCCGAAGGTTCCGGTGAAGACCCTTATCTTGGCTCACGCATAGCCGAAGCCATGGTAAGAGGTTACCAGGGCAAAGACTATAGCCAGGGCAATACCCTCATGGCCTGCGTGAAACACTTCGCCCTCTATGGCGCTGCTGAAGGCGGCCGCGACTACAACTCCGTAGACATGAGCCGCATCAAAATGTACCAGTACTACCTTCCTCCGTATAAAGCCGCTATCGACGCAGGCGTTGGCAGCATCATGACTTCTTTCAATGATATCGACGCCGTGCCCGCCACCGGCAACAAATGGCTGCTCACCGACCTGCTCCGCAAACAATGGGGCTTCAAGGGCCTCGTCGTAAGTGACTACACCGCTGTCAATGAAATGATGGCCCATGGCCTCGGCGACCTGCAAGCCGTATCTGCGCTGGCCCTTAAGGCCGGCCTGGATATGGACATGGTAGGCGAAGGTTTCCTGACCACCCTGAAAAAATCATTACAGGAAGGTAAAGTGACCCTGCAGGACATCAACAACGCCTGCCGCCGCGTGCTGGAAACCAAATATAAACTGGGCCTCTTCGATGACCCTTACCGTTATATCCGGGAAGACCGTTCGGCCAAAGAAATCCTGACGCCGGCCAACAGGGCCGTTGCCCGCGAAACAGCCGCCCGCTCTTTTGTGCTGCTGAAAAACGACCGGCAAACGCTGCCCCTCGCTGCTAAAGGCACCATCGCTCTCATAGGCCCGCTGGCTGACAGCAAAAACAATATGCTGGGCACCTGGGCCGTATCCGGCGACCTGCAACAGGCCGTTACCGTTCGCGAAGGTATCCGCAACGTAGTGGGCGACAGCGTGAAAATATTATATGCCAAAGGCGCCAACCTCACCGATGACACCACCCTCGCCAAAAACGTGAACGTGTTCGGTCCCCGCGCGGAAATAGACAGCCGCAGCCCGGATCAGCTGCTGCATGAAGCATTCAACGTTGTCCAGAAAGCCGATGTAGTGGTGGCCGTATTAGGCGAAGCTTCCGAAATGAGCGGTGAAAGCGCCAGCCGCAGCAACCTCGACATTCCCGAAAGTCAGCGCACGCTGCTCAAAGCACTCGTTAAAAGCGGCAAACCCGTAGTACTGGTGCTCATGAACGGCCGCCCGATGACCATTTCCTGGGAAGATGCCAACGTGACCGCCATCCTCGATGCATGGTTCCCCGGCACCGAAGCTGGCAACGCCATCGCCGACGTACTGTTTGGCCGCTACAATCCGTCCGGGAAAATCACGGCCAGCTTCCCCCGTAACGTAGGCCAGATACCGGTGTTCTATAATCATAAACATACCGGCCGCCCACTGGAAGGCACCGCCTTCCAGAAATTCAAATCCGATTACCTCGATGTTCCCAATACGCCCCTGTACCCGTTCGGCTATGGCCTCAGCTATACCACCTTCTCCTACAGTGACGTAAAAGTGAGCAAACAAAACCCCGCCGGTAATGAAACCATCACCGCCAGCGTTACCGTTACCAACACCGGTAAATATGCAGGGGAAGAAGTGGTGCAGCTCTACCTCACCGACCCGGTAGCCTCTGTCACCCGCTCTGTACAAGACCTCATCGGGTTCCGTAAAATATCCCTGCAACCCGGCGAAAGCAAGGAAGTCAGCTTCAATATTTCTACACAAGACCTGAAATTCTATAACAGCGACCTGCAATACGTCTGGGAGCCCGGCGAATTCATCATCCGCATTGGTACCAATTCTGCAGAGACGAAATCAGCAACGATCACGTGGAGAAAATAA
- a CDS encoding SDR family oxidoreductase, producing the protein MASHKKIALITGGSRGLGRNMALRVAEKGIDVVITYHSRKDEADAVIKAIEGKGGKAAALQLEAGNIKGFPDFFQRLKTVLKDTFQTDHFDFLVNNAGTALYKPFAETTEEEFDAVMNIHYKGVFFLTQQALALLNDGGRIINISSGLARFSYPGSSAYGSMKSAVDTLTRYLAKELGPRGIGVNVVAPGAIETDFGGGHVRDTPEINKTIAAATALGRVGLPEDIGGVVAFLLTEDGRWINGQRIEVSGGIHL; encoded by the coding sequence ATGGCATCTCATAAAAAAATAGCACTGATAACAGGCGGCAGTCGTGGACTGGGCAGGAATATGGCCCTGCGTGTCGCAGAAAAAGGTATAGACGTAGTGATTACCTACCATAGCCGTAAAGATGAGGCTGATGCGGTGATCAAAGCCATTGAAGGAAAAGGCGGCAAGGCGGCGGCGCTGCAGCTGGAAGCCGGCAATATCAAGGGTTTTCCGGATTTTTTTCAACGGTTGAAAACCGTGTTGAAGGATACTTTTCAGACAGACCATTTTGATTTCCTGGTGAACAATGCCGGTACCGCATTATATAAGCCGTTTGCCGAAACAACCGAGGAGGAGTTTGACGCCGTGATGAACATCCATTACAAAGGTGTTTTCTTCCTGACGCAGCAGGCGTTGGCATTGCTGAACGATGGTGGCAGGATTATCAATATTTCCTCCGGTCTGGCGCGGTTTTCCTATCCCGGCAGTTCCGCTTATGGTTCCATGAAAAGCGCTGTTGATACGCTGACACGTTACCTGGCCAAAGAGTTGGGGCCGCGTGGCATAGGTGTCAATGTAGTGGCTCCGGGCGCTATCGAGACAGATTTCGGTGGTGGTCATGTAAGGGACACGCCTGAAATCAATAAAACCATAGCGGCCGCCACAGCGTTGGGCCGGGTGGGGTTACCGGAAGATATTGGCGGTGTGGTGGCGTTCCTGCTCACCGAAGATGGCCGTTGGATTAATGGCCAGCGGATAGAAGTGTCCGGTGGTATTCACCTGTGA
- a CDS encoding helix-turn-helix domain-containing protein, with product MDISTLEDFYRETEKQQPADAGKEIGHFNVFNTAEVSKQGVMPYNRRTYYKISLISGKNRAEYADKIIPVEKNALLFATPRIPYNWVPLEEEQNGCFCIFNAEFLTRMKSGVILEELPIYRPGGVPVFQVSDEEATEILAIFRKMQKELTSDYLYKYDLLRNYVMELIHYGQKLQPVAVLNPSHNAAARVSSLFMELLERQFPVASPQHRISLRTAKDYAGQLAVHVNHLNKVLKDQTGKTTTELISNRILQEAKILLKQTDWSISEIAYSLGFEELAHFSNFFRKQTSVAPNTFRG from the coding sequence ATGGATATCAGTACACTGGAAGATTTTTACAGGGAGACAGAGAAACAACAACCGGCAGACGCCGGCAAAGAAATAGGCCACTTTAATGTGTTTAATACCGCGGAGGTCAGCAAACAGGGCGTGATGCCCTACAACCGGCGCACCTATTACAAAATCAGTCTCATTAGCGGGAAAAACCGCGCGGAATATGCGGACAAGATCATCCCGGTAGAAAAAAACGCCCTGCTGTTTGCCACTCCACGAATACCCTACAACTGGGTACCACTGGAGGAAGAACAAAATGGCTGCTTCTGTATTTTTAATGCTGAATTCCTCACCCGCATGAAAAGCGGCGTGATACTGGAAGAGCTGCCTATCTACCGCCCGGGAGGCGTGCCGGTGTTCCAGGTTTCCGATGAAGAAGCTACGGAAATACTGGCCATCTTCAGAAAAATGCAAAAAGAACTCACTTCCGACTATCTCTACAAATACGACCTGCTGCGCAACTATGTCATGGAACTCATCCACTACGGCCAGAAACTGCAGCCTGTCGCCGTGCTAAACCCCTCGCACAATGCGGCGGCAAGAGTATCGTCACTATTTATGGAATTGCTGGAACGCCAGTTCCCGGTGGCTTCTCCGCAGCACAGAATAAGCCTCCGCACGGCGAAAGATTACGCCGGGCAACTGGCGGTACATGTTAATCATCTCAACAAAGTATTAAAGGACCAAACCGGTAAAACCACCACGGAACTGATCAGCAACAGAATATTACAGGAAGCTAAAATACTGCTGAAACAAACCGACTGGAGCATCTCCGAGATCGCTTACAGCCTGGGCTTCGAAGAGCTGGCGCATTTCTCCAATTTCTTCCGGAAACAAACATCTGTGGCGCCCAACACTTTCAGAGGATAG
- a CDS encoding Gfo/Idh/MocA family protein — MHTRRNFLQQVAAATMAIPLSSLASLAAVPRREGQVLRVALMGLGGYANRVAEAMQSCTKAKLTGIVSGTPAKIKDWQSKYGIPEKNCYSYDTFDQIKNNPDIDVVYVTTPNALHHNNVIRAAAAGKHVICEKPMALNAKEGREMIAACKKAGVQLLVGYRMHFEPKTLEVVRMRNNGEFGKILFFQGQCGFRIGDPTQWRLNKALAGGGSLMDIGIYALNGARYMVGADPVWVTAQETKTDPVKFKEGVDETIQFQLGFPDGTVASCLSTYNMNNLDRFFLNGEKGFAELQPSTGYGPIRGRTHKGELTQPHKTHQTVQMDEMAGILLEGKQPVVPVNGEEALKDLQIIDAIYQAVKTGRKVDLHLG, encoded by the coding sequence ATGCATACACGTCGTAATTTCCTCCAACAGGTGGCAGCCGCCACCATGGCCATCCCGCTATCATCGCTTGCCAGTCTGGCTGCCGTGCCCCGCCGCGAGGGACAGGTGCTCAGAGTCGCCCTGATGGGCCTGGGTGGCTACGCCAACCGTGTGGCAGAAGCCATGCAGTCCTGCACCAAAGCGAAGCTCACCGGTATAGTGAGCGGTACGCCCGCTAAAATAAAGGACTGGCAAAGCAAGTATGGCATCCCCGAAAAGAACTGCTACAGCTACGATACTTTCGACCAGATCAAAAACAACCCGGATATCGATGTGGTATATGTGACCACGCCGAACGCTTTGCATCACAACAATGTGATACGTGCCGCAGCGGCCGGTAAACATGTGATCTGTGAAAAGCCGATGGCCCTTAATGCCAAAGAAGGCAGGGAGATGATCGCTGCCTGCAAAAAGGCCGGGGTACAGCTGCTGGTAGGCTACCGGATGCATTTTGAACCCAAAACGCTGGAGGTTGTCCGCATGCGTAATAATGGCGAATTTGGGAAGATCCTGTTCTTCCAGGGCCAATGTGGTTTTCGTATAGGCGACCCCACGCAATGGCGGCTGAATAAAGCGCTGGCAGGCGGCGGTTCCCTGATGGACATCGGTATTTATGCGCTCAACGGCGCCCGTTATATGGTAGGGGCAGACCCCGTATGGGTGACCGCACAGGAAACGAAAACAGACCCGGTGAAATTTAAGGAAGGCGTAGATGAAACGATACAGTTTCAGTTGGGATTTCCGGACGGCACGGTGGCTTCCTGCCTGTCGACCTACAACATGAACAACCTGGACCGGTTCTTTTTAAACGGAGAGAAAGGTTTTGCGGAACTGCAACCGTCTACCGGTTATGGTCCTATCCGTGGACGTACCCATAAGGGAGAGCTTACACAGCCGCATAAGACACATCAAACAGTACAGATGGACGAGATGGCGGGCATCCTGCTGGAAGGCAAACAGCCGGTGGTACCGGTCAATGGCGAAGAGGCACTGAAAGACCTGCAGATCATCGATGCTATTTACCAGGCGGTGAAAACAGGCCGTAAAGTGGACCTCCATCTTGGGTAA
- a CDS encoding arylsulfatase codes for MMKKMLLPLLSALLLTGMSMQAQQRPNIVFILADDLGYGDLGVYGQQKIKTPNIDRLARQGMMFTRFYAGTSVCAPSRSSLLTGQHTGHTYVRGNKEIKPEGQEPLADTVQSYASMLQRAGYVTGAFGKWGLGMVGTSGAPDKKGFDVFYGYNCQRQSHRYYPTHLWSNNTRIDLEGNDLTQKKVYAPELIQQQTLAFIENNRSKPFFLFVPSILPHAELSGPDDQYYKQYENAFPEKPHQGNDYGPGALVPGYASVEKPHATYAAMVSRLDAYVGQILDKLDQLGLTQNTIVIFSSDNGAHREGGADPVFFNSSAGLRGFKRDLYEGGIRTPFIVKWPGRVKSGSRNTFMGAFWDLMPTFTDIAGAPKPPYTDGVSLVPTLTGKGRQAQHTYLYWEFHEDNGTQAVRIGKWKGFRKGVSKNAQAPLELYDLDKDPAEQRNIASSHPGIVKKIEGYMKEAHIESPVFPLIAQ; via the coding sequence ATGATGAAAAAAATGCTTCTTCCGCTTTTGTCAGCCTTATTGCTGACGGGGATGTCTATGCAGGCGCAGCAGCGCCCGAACATTGTGTTTATCCTTGCTGATGACCTGGGATATGGCGATCTCGGCGTATATGGCCAGCAGAAAATCAAAACGCCCAATATCGACAGGCTGGCCCGGCAGGGAATGATGTTCACCCGTTTCTATGCCGGTACTTCTGTGTGCGCGCCTTCCCGCTCTTCTCTGCTGACGGGGCAGCATACCGGTCATACGTACGTGCGCGGCAACAAGGAGATAAAGCCTGAAGGCCAGGAGCCGCTGGCAGATACCGTGCAGAGTTATGCCAGCATGCTGCAACGGGCAGGTTATGTGACCGGTGCCTTCGGTAAGTGGGGACTGGGCATGGTAGGCACTTCCGGCGCGCCTGATAAAAAAGGCTTCGACGTGTTTTACGGATATAACTGTCAGCGCCAGTCGCACCGCTATTATCCCACGCATCTGTGGAGCAACAATACCCGCATTGACCTGGAAGGGAATGACCTGACACAAAAAAAAGTATATGCGCCGGAGTTAATACAGCAACAAACGCTGGCCTTTATTGAAAACAACCGCAGCAAGCCTTTTTTCCTGTTTGTGCCGTCTATTCTGCCGCATGCGGAATTATCCGGGCCGGACGATCAGTATTACAAACAATATGAAAATGCTTTCCCCGAGAAGCCGCATCAGGGCAATGATTACGGTCCTGGCGCGCTGGTGCCCGGTTACGCTTCCGTCGAAAAGCCACATGCCACGTACGCTGCTATGGTCAGCCGCCTCGACGCATACGTAGGCCAGATACTCGATAAACTGGACCAGCTGGGGCTTACACAGAACACCATCGTTATCTTCAGCAGCGACAACGGCGCACATCGCGAAGGTGGTGCCGATCCGGTGTTTTTCAATAGTTCCGCCGGTCTGCGCGGGTTTAAGCGCGATCTGTACGAAGGGGGCATCCGTACGCCTTTCATCGTCAAATGGCCGGGCAGAGTGAAATCCGGCAGTCGCAATACCTTTATGGGCGCGTTCTGGGACCTGATGCCCACCTTTACAGACATAGCAGGCGCACCAAAGCCGCCCTACACCGATGGTGTTTCCCTGGTGCCTACGCTTACCGGAAAAGGCAGACAGGCGCAGCATACTTACCTTTATTGGGAATTCCATGAAGACAATGGAACACAGGCCGTGCGTATAGGCAAATGGAAAGGTTTCCGAAAAGGGGTGTCAAAAAATGCGCAGGCGCCACTGGAATTATATGATCTCGACAAAGACCCGGCAGAACAGCGTAATATCGCTTCATCCCATCCTGGTATCGTCAAAAAAATAGAAGGGTATATGAAAGAAGCGCATATTGAAAGTCCGGTATTCCCGCTGATCGCACAATAA